One Lacticaseibacillus rhamnosus genomic window carries:
- the gltX gene encoding glutamate--tRNA ligase, whose amino-acid sequence MADRPIRVRYAPSPTGHLHIGNARTALFNYLFARHNKGTLVLRIEDTDTKRNVADGEKSQMDNLHWLGIDWDEGPDKGGDFGPYRQSERKDIYDKLIKQLVDKGFAYESYRTEEELKADREAQKARHEMPHYEYEYEGMSEAEKADAIAAAKAKGLQPVIRFHIPTDKTYEWNDIVKGKISIDANTLGGDFVIQKRDGMPTYNFAVVVDDHLMEISHVLRGDDHIANTPKQLAIYDAFGWEPPIFGHMTLIINGATGKKLSKRDETVLQFIEQYRELGYLPDAMFNFITLLGWSPVGEDEIFTKKEFIKQFDPKRLSKSPARFDQKKLEWVNNQYIKAKQKTNPNELMSLSLANLIEDGKIQSDPDPKTIEWARQLISLYTDQMSYTAQISKLADIFFDKATDLTDDERKELADDNAKPVIEAFAKKIRALDTFDAYSIGHIVNEVKQETQVKGRKLYMPIRIAATLRMHGPQLAETIELMGRDQVLKNVEIVTSQL is encoded by the coding sequence GCATATTGGCAATGCACGGACGGCGCTGTTCAATTATTTATTCGCACGGCACAACAAAGGGACGTTGGTGCTGCGGATTGAAGACACCGATACGAAACGCAACGTTGCAGACGGTGAAAAGAGTCAGATGGACAACCTTCACTGGCTTGGTATTGATTGGGATGAAGGCCCTGATAAAGGTGGCGACTTTGGCCCATACCGTCAGTCTGAACGTAAAGACATTTATGACAAGTTGATCAAGCAGCTTGTGGATAAGGGCTTTGCTTACGAATCATATCGGACCGAAGAGGAACTGAAAGCCGATCGCGAAGCCCAAAAGGCCCGTCACGAAATGCCACATTACGAGTACGAATATGAAGGCATGAGTGAAGCAGAAAAGGCGGATGCAATTGCTGCAGCCAAGGCCAAGGGATTACAGCCAGTCATTCGGTTCCACATTCCGACTGATAAAACTTATGAGTGGAACGATATCGTTAAAGGCAAAATTTCAATTGATGCCAACACGCTTGGCGGCGATTTTGTCATTCAAAAACGTGATGGCATGCCGACGTATAACTTTGCGGTGGTTGTCGATGACCATTTGATGGAAATTAGTCATGTGCTGCGCGGGGATGACCACATTGCCAACACGCCAAAGCAATTAGCGATTTATGATGCGTTCGGCTGGGAACCACCGATCTTCGGCCATATGACCTTGATTATCAATGGTGCAACCGGTAAGAAGTTGTCCAAACGCGATGAAACGGTTTTGCAATTCATCGAACAATATCGTGAATTAGGCTACCTGCCAGACGCAATGTTCAACTTTATCACCCTGTTAGGATGGTCTCCGGTTGGCGAAGACGAAATCTTTACCAAGAAGGAATTCATCAAGCAGTTTGATCCTAAGCGTTTGTCCAAGAGTCCGGCACGGTTTGATCAAAAGAAACTGGAATGGGTCAATAACCAGTACATCAAGGCTAAGCAAAAGACCAATCCAAATGAGTTAATGAGCCTGTCATTGGCTAACCTAATTGAAGATGGCAAGATTCAAAGCGATCCGGATCCCAAGACGATTGAATGGGCTCGGCAGCTGATCAGCCTTTACACTGATCAAATGAGTTATACAGCTCAGATTAGTAAATTGGCGGATATTTTCTTTGATAAGGCCACTGATTTGACTGATGATGAGCGCAAGGAACTGGCAGATGATAACGCTAAGCCAGTGATCGAAGCTTTTGCCAAAAAGATTCGGGCACTCGACACGTTTGATGCTTATTCCATTGGGCACATCGTCAACGAGGTCAAGCAGGAGACGCAAGTTAAAGGACGCAAGCTTTACATGCCAATCCGAATTGCCGCAACATTACGGATGCATGGCCCACAACTAGCCGAAACCATCGAATTAATGGGACGCGATCAAGTCTTGAAGAATGTTGAGATTGTCACGTCACAACTTTAA